One Gimesia aquarii DNA segment encodes these proteins:
- the rpsO gene encoding 30S ribosomal protein S15 has protein sequence MSVTQERRAELIKEYQSKEGDTGSAEVQIAVLTERIVNLTEHLRANSKDHASRRGLLQMVSRRRSLLDYLHKKNAESYREILDRLNIRK, from the coding sequence ATGTCAGTCACGCAGGAACGAAGAGCAGAATTGATTAAAGAGTATCAGTCTAAAGAAGGGGATACTGGATCTGCTGAAGTGCAGATTGCTGTACTTACAGAACGGATTGTCAATTTAACAGAGCATCTCAGAGCAAACTCCAAGGATCATGCCAGTCGCAGAGGTTTACTACAAATGGTGAGCCGTAGACGGAGCCTGCTTGATTATTTGCACAAGAAGAATGCAGAAAGCTATAGGGAAATTCTGGATCGGTTAAACATTCGAAAATAA